In the Pirellulales bacterium genome, GGCGACGTCAGCCGTAGATTGTCCGCGGTCCGATGCTGCGGCGGCGCCTCTGCCGCAGCCCATTGCCTGTAAGCGCCACGGCGATGGCCGCGAGCACTAAGCTGCCCGGCTCAGGTACCGGTGCTGCATTGGGAACAGCCAGCGCGCCACCGCCCTGCGATGAGGCCAGCCAGTTCGACGAGACCAGGGCGAGGTCTTGACTGTTGACGATTCCGTCGTGGTTGGCATCGCCGGCCAGATTCGTTCCCGTGGCCAGCCAGTTGCTCGAGATCAACGCAAGATCCTGACTGTTGACGATCCCGTCGCG is a window encoding:
- a CDS encoding dockerin type I domain-containing protein, which encodes ELFAYTGTLTDNGLSLGSLPSGFGYKLDEVSTPGEVRLDVTSLASLPGDVNRDGIVNSQDLALISSNWLATGTNLAGDANHDGIVNSQDLALVSSNWLASSQGGGALAVPNAAPVPEPGSLVLAAIAVALTGNGLRQRRRRSIGPRTIYG